One Hordeum vulgare subsp. vulgare chromosome 4H, MorexV3_pseudomolecules_assembly, whole genome shotgun sequence DNA window includes the following coding sequences:
- the LOC123448871 gene encoding 26S proteasome regulatory subunit 4 homolog: MGQGSPGGMGKQGGLPGDRKPGDGAAGDKKDKKFEPPAAPSRVGRKQRKQRGPEAAARLPPVAPLSKCRLRLLKLDRVKDYLLMEEEFVASQERLRPSEDKTEEDRSKVDDLRGTPMSVGSLEEIIDESHAIVSSSVGPEYYVSVLSFVDKDQLEPGCSILMHNKVLSVVGILQDEVDPMVSVMKVEKAPLESYADIGGLDAQIQEIKEAVELPLTHPELYEDIGIRPPKGVILYGEPGTGKTLLAKAVANSTSATFLRVVGSELIQKYLGDGPKLVRELFRVADDLSPSIVFIDEIDAVGTKRYDAHSGGEREIQRTMLELLNQLDGFDSRGDVKVILATNRIESLDPALLRPGRIDRKIEFPLPDIKTRRRIFQIHTAKMTLAEDVNLEEFVMTKDEFSGADIKAICTEAGLLALRERRMKVTHADFKKAKEKVMFKKKEGVPEGLYM; encoded by the exons ATGGGGCAGGGTTCTCCGGGCGGCATGGGCAAGCAGGGCGGTCTCCCCGGTGACCGCAAGCCAGGCGACGGTGCCGCCGGcgacaagaaggacaagaagttcgaGCCGCCCGCCGCCCCGTCGCGCGTGGGCCGCAAGCAGCGGAAACAGAGGGGCcccgaggcggcggcgcggctgcCCCCCGTGGCTCCGCTCTCCAAGTGCCGCCTCCGCCTTCTCAAGCTGGACCGCGTCAAGGACTACCTTCTCATGGAGGAGGAGTTCGTCGCGAGCCAGGAGCGGCTGCGCCCCAGCGAAGACAAGACGGAGGAGGACCGATCTAAGGTCGACGACCTCCGCGGCACCCCTATGAGCGTTGGCTCGCTCGAGGAGATCATCGACGAGAGCCACGCGATCGTCTCGTCGTCCGTTGGGCCGGAGTACTATGTCAGCGTACTCTCGTTCGTCGACAAGGACCAGCTGGAGCCGGGATGCTCCATACTGATGCATAACAAG GTTCTCTCGGTGGTCGGAATTCTGCAAGATGAAGTTGATCCTATGGTTTCTGTCATGAAAGTTGAGAAGGCACCTTTGGAGTCTTATGCtgacattggtggtttggatgccCAAATTCAAGAGATCAAAGAGGCAGTGGAACTTCCGTTGACACATCCTGAGCTATACGAGGACATTGGGATCAGGCCTCCGAAGGGAGTCATACTATATGGGGAACCTGGAACAGGGAAGACTCTACTTGCAAAG GCTGTTGCCAATTCTACATCAGCAACGTTCTTGCGTGTTGTTGGGAGTGAGTTGATCCAGAAGTACCTTGGTGACGGCCCTAAGCTTGTAAGGGAACTGTTTAGGGTGGCTGATGATCTGTCTCCTTCAATTGTCTTCATTGATGAGATTGATGCAGTTGGAACAAAGAG GTATGATGCTCATTCAGGTGGTGAGCGCGAGATTCAGAGAACCATGTTGGAGTTGTTAAATCAGCTGGATGGTTTTGATTCAAGAGGAGATGTAAAGGTTATTCTAGCAACAAACCGCATTGAGAGCCTTGACCCAGCTTTGCTTCGACCAGGCCGAATAGACAGAAAGATTGAATTTCCATTGCCAGATATTAAAACACGACGGCGTATCTTTCAG ATACACACTGCTAAGATGACATTGGCAGAAGATGTGAACCTAGAAGAGTTTGTGATGACCAAAGATGAGTTTTCTGGTGCTGATATCAAAGCTATTTGTACTGAAGCTGGATTGCTTGCCTTAAGAGAGCGCAGGATGAAG GTGACACATGCTGACTTCAAGAAGGCCAAAGAGAAGGTAATGTTCAAGAAGAAGGAAGGTGTACCGGAGGGGCTGTACATGTGA